A section of the Streptomyces xinghaiensis S187 genome encodes:
- a CDS encoding Uma2 family endonuclease, with product MTAEMVAPAWMHTQISAEQYDSWSEEQCAGIEIVDGMVVVSPSASKRHNRLARLLANALDAAAGPDWNADTDFDVRLQDVPLTNRRPDVTVYRAETIDLTPTRPEHVLLVVEVVSPGSETTDRIVKVDQYAKAGIPFYWRIEQSATGVPIVYTYVLDPATRAYRDGEVFTGTVKATAPFPVTVDLGAL from the coding sequence ATGACCGCCGAGATGGTGGCGCCCGCGTGGATGCACACGCAGATCAGCGCGGAACAGTACGACTCCTGGTCCGAGGAGCAGTGCGCCGGCATCGAGATCGTGGACGGGATGGTCGTCGTGAGCCCGAGCGCCTCCAAGCGGCACAACCGGCTGGCTCGGCTCTTGGCCAATGCCCTGGACGCCGCCGCGGGCCCGGACTGGAACGCCGACACGGACTTCGACGTCCGCCTGCAGGACGTTCCACTCACCAACCGCCGACCGGACGTCACCGTCTACCGGGCGGAGACCATCGACCTCACGCCCACCCGCCCCGAGCACGTACTCCTGGTCGTCGAAGTCGTGTCGCCCGGTTCGGAGACCACCGACCGGATCGTGAAGGTGGACCAGTACGCCAAAGCCGGCATCCCCTTCTACTGGCGCATCGAGCAGTCCGCCACCGGCGTTCCGATCGTCTACACCTACGTCCTCGACCCAGCCACCAGGGCCTACCGGGACGGCGAGGTGTTCACCGGCACCGTGAAGGCCACCGCGCCATTCCCTGTCACGGTCGACCTCGGGGCCCTGTGA
- a CDS encoding SMODS domain-containing nucleotidyltransferase gives MKLNGHFDTLLKGTVNLNQTRLDQLDTRVTAILNFLASDSVIGPLILGTTRQGSWAHRTIIKPVAGKNDEFDADFLLNLTVVEAWETTPSEYLNTLFAALKRSNTYKSMVVKKNRCVRINYAGDCHVDIVPHLILPDGRQVIVNSEVEEFEETNPEGYTAWMKEKDSLTGGNLRKVIRLVKYLRDSKDTFRIPSVILTALLGERVQVYDTGNRYSGVPTTLVDLIEDLAAWLALNPLMPVIVDPSCPQTSFNHRWDQDRYANFAKHIQSYATRMRRALDEQDKDKSVKLWQQLFGDGFRSPATTAAASLAKAGQPTSAEGVTRAPSERFIEEMGVQWAGGRWARIEARVANPIGTGSADLRRTGFAPVGRDMYFTVSTDAPQPYDIWWKVRNYGPDAENAHGLRGQITPGRGPRIHERTRYRGRHYVEVWIVKDGKVVASDHHDVVIR, from the coding sequence GTGAAACTGAACGGGCACTTCGACACCCTGCTCAAGGGGACGGTCAACCTCAACCAGACCAGGCTGGATCAGCTGGACACCCGGGTGACGGCCATCTTGAACTTCCTGGCCAGCGACTCGGTTATCGGCCCACTGATCCTCGGTACCACCAGACAAGGCTCCTGGGCCCATCGCACCATCATCAAGCCAGTGGCCGGCAAGAACGACGAGTTCGACGCCGACTTCCTGCTCAACCTGACCGTCGTTGAGGCATGGGAAACGACGCCGTCGGAGTACCTGAACACCCTGTTCGCCGCGCTCAAACGCAGCAACACTTACAAGTCGATGGTAGTGAAGAAAAACCGCTGCGTGCGGATCAACTATGCGGGCGACTGCCACGTCGACATCGTCCCCCACCTCATCCTGCCCGACGGTCGGCAGGTGATCGTCAACTCGGAGGTAGAGGAGTTCGAGGAGACCAACCCCGAGGGCTACACCGCGTGGATGAAGGAGAAGGACTCGCTGACCGGCGGCAACCTGCGCAAGGTGATTCGCCTGGTGAAGTACCTGCGGGACTCCAAGGACACCTTCCGCATCCCCTCGGTGATCCTGACAGCCTTGCTCGGCGAACGGGTCCAGGTCTACGACACGGGCAACCGCTACAGCGGGGTGCCCACCACTCTGGTCGACCTCATCGAGGACCTCGCCGCGTGGCTGGCCCTCAACCCACTAATGCCCGTGATCGTCGACCCGAGTTGCCCGCAGACCAGCTTCAACCACCGCTGGGACCAGGACCGGTACGCCAACTTCGCCAAGCACATTCAGTCGTATGCGACCCGGATGCGTAGGGCCCTGGACGAGCAGGACAAGGACAAGAGCGTCAAGCTCTGGCAGCAACTCTTCGGTGACGGGTTCAGGTCACCCGCCACGACGGCAGCGGCCTCCCTCGCCAAGGCCGGGCAGCCGACCTCGGCGGAAGGGGTCACCCGGGCGCCGTCGGAGAGGTTCATCGAGGAGATGGGTGTGCAGTGGGCGGGTGGACGCTGGGCCCGGATCGAAGCCCGTGTCGCGAACCCCATCGGCACCGGATCCGCGGACCTGCGCCGTACCGGCTTCGCCCCCGTCGGCCGGGACATGTACTTCACGGTGAGCACCGACGCCCCGCAGCCATACGACATCTGGTGGAAGGTCCGCAACTACGGACCGGACGCCGAGAATGCCCACGGCTTACGTGGTCAGATCACGCCAGGGCGCGGACCACGGATCCATGAGCGCACCAGGTATCGGGGTCGGCATTACGTGGAGGTATGGATCGTCAAGGACGGCAAGGTCGTCGCCAGTGATCATCACGACGTAGTGATCCGCTGA
- a CDS encoding SAVED domain-containing protein produces the protein MLVCADEHDEIDAPENLDVFTVEKLLALKHAHEDRIKHVTGIAPDRTTTVLRMIGQVRGQQVELTRQTASSTVLISGDRVPLFLESYSRHGIEIELRHVLGEATIDLRDVPGEDGTNGEYYSQAKAVIDNVVDNKLNEGISRDQVAHLSVFGFARIPLLVYLGSRLDDTVPTDIYQRHRHDETWTWSEDGPAVAFATHLDLDVPPADEAVLVLNISGTIQPGELPPQLAGLRRYRISPADAAAAPDIMRHHDSLARFQENLCALFADIEANAKAIRRLHILPAVPLSAAVSLGRVHDRQVHPSLTIYDRTDGGYRPALEIK, from the coding sequence ATGCTGGTCTGCGCCGACGAGCACGACGAGATCGACGCGCCGGAGAACCTCGACGTCTTCACCGTCGAGAAGCTGCTCGCGCTCAAGCACGCCCACGAAGACCGGATCAAGCACGTCACCGGCATCGCACCAGACCGTACGACCACTGTGCTGCGGATGATCGGTCAGGTCCGGGGGCAGCAAGTCGAACTGACCCGACAGACAGCCTCGTCCACCGTCCTCATCTCGGGCGACCGCGTCCCTCTCTTCCTGGAGTCCTACTCCCGCCATGGAATTGAGATCGAGCTCCGCCATGTACTGGGCGAAGCCACGATCGACCTCCGCGACGTTCCCGGGGAGGACGGGACCAACGGCGAGTACTACAGCCAGGCGAAGGCCGTGATCGACAACGTGGTCGACAACAAGCTCAACGAGGGCATCTCCCGCGACCAGGTGGCCCATCTCAGCGTCTTCGGATTCGCCCGCATCCCGCTCCTCGTCTACCTGGGATCGCGTCTGGATGACACGGTGCCCACCGATATCTACCAGCGCCACCGCCACGATGAGACCTGGACATGGAGCGAGGACGGACCGGCCGTCGCCTTCGCGACCCACCTCGACTTGGACGTGCCGCCCGCTGACGAAGCCGTCCTGGTGCTCAACATCTCCGGCACCATCCAGCCCGGGGAACTGCCCCCTCAGCTGGCCGGGCTGCGGCGCTACCGGATCAGTCCGGCGGACGCGGCGGCTGCCCCGGACATCATGCGCCACCACGACAGCCTCGCCCGCTTTCAAGAGAACCTTTGTGCCCTGTTCGCCGACATCGAGGCGAACGCGAAGGCCATCCGCCGCCTGCACATCCTGCCCGCTGTACCGCTGTCCGCCGCAGTGAGTCTGGGCCGTGTCCACGACCGCCAGGTCCACCCCAGTCTGACGATCTACGACCGCACCGACGGCGGCTACCGCCCTGCGCTGGAGATCAAGTGA
- a CDS encoding NUDIX hydrolase, with protein sequence MPPDAWSPPSVLLTVDLVILTMRESRLHVLLVERGEEPFQGALALPGGFLNHDDEEILDAAHRELSEETALNSGWVHLEQLAVYGSPGRDPRGRVVSVAHLAIAPGLPDPVAGTDATEAAWIPADAVLSGETALAFDHRRIAEDGIERARAKIEFSALATAFCGESFTIAELQQVYEAVWGTPLDTRNFYRKVQAAKGFIVPTGADRKATGGRPARLYRAGPNTVLFPPLIRPHTTGEEE encoded by the coding sequence ATGCCACCTGACGCATGGTCACCACCCTCTGTCCTGCTGACAGTCGATCTCGTGATTCTGACGATGCGGGAGAGTCGTCTGCACGTGCTCTTGGTGGAACGGGGCGAAGAACCCTTCCAGGGCGCCCTCGCGCTGCCGGGAGGATTTCTGAACCACGATGACGAGGAGATCCTCGACGCCGCCCACCGCGAGCTGAGCGAGGAAACGGCACTGAACTCCGGCTGGGTGCACCTTGAGCAACTGGCCGTGTACGGAAGTCCGGGCCGCGACCCGCGGGGACGAGTCGTCTCCGTAGCTCACCTGGCGATCGCACCGGGGCTGCCCGATCCCGTCGCGGGGACGGATGCCACCGAGGCCGCGTGGATTCCCGCGGACGCCGTCCTGTCCGGCGAGACCGCTCTCGCGTTCGACCACCGTCGCATCGCCGAAGACGGGATCGAACGCGCGCGCGCCAAGATCGAGTTTTCGGCGCTGGCCACCGCTTTCTGCGGGGAGAGCTTCACCATCGCGGAGCTCCAGCAGGTGTACGAGGCCGTCTGGGGCACTCCGCTCGACACCCGCAACTTCTACCGGAAGGTCCAGGCCGCGAAGGGATTCATCGTTCCCACCGGCGCGGACCGCAAGGCCACAGGGGGGCGGCCCGCGCGGCTGTACCGGGCCGGGCCGAACACCGTGCTGTTCCCACCGCTGATCCGACCCCACACGACAGGGGAAGAGGAGTAG
- a CDS encoding 5'-methylthioadenosine/S-adenosylhomocysteine nucleosidase: MSKDLVVILTALNLEYQSVRERLVDLRLHLHKSGTRFEVGVVKGTSCRVALGLTSKGNQSSAVIAERAIQEFSPVAVLFVGVAGALWDATRLGDVVVASHVYAYHGGTSEDDGLKARPRVWEAPHGISQLASHLARLDEWADPPPGHEDRPQVRFGAVAAGEIVQNSRISAEAKWIRQHYNDALAIEMEAAGVAQAGHLSGAPVAIVRGISDRADGTKNSSDDRNWQPRAAANAAAFAVRLAVELVNEQGESAMQSAMAQDDRDRSVERLDRGVINTAHNSTVGIMASSVTGSSVHMGTAPKASGPTDLVTELNGFRDQLRWHRAEGVLDEDSYQAALTDLESSLRSAGERVPGSSKQTVLALKRLRGLVAECPALVAALAPLVAAAGGLA, encoded by the coding sequence ATGTCGAAAGACCTGGTGGTGATTCTCACCGCCCTCAATCTTGAGTATCAGTCCGTGCGCGAGAGGCTGGTGGATCTTCGATTACATCTCCACAAGAGTGGTACCCGGTTCGAAGTGGGCGTCGTGAAGGGCACGTCGTGCCGTGTCGCGCTCGGGCTGACGAGCAAGGGAAACCAGTCCTCCGCGGTGATCGCGGAACGCGCGATCCAGGAGTTCTCGCCCGTGGCCGTGCTGTTCGTCGGGGTCGCCGGCGCCCTGTGGGATGCCACGAGGCTGGGTGATGTGGTGGTGGCGTCGCATGTGTACGCCTACCACGGCGGCACCAGCGAGGACGATGGGCTCAAAGCCCGCCCTCGGGTGTGGGAAGCGCCGCACGGCATCAGCCAGCTCGCCTCGCACCTGGCCCGTCTGGACGAGTGGGCGGATCCCCCGCCTGGTCACGAGGACCGACCGCAGGTGCGTTTCGGGGCTGTCGCCGCCGGCGAGATCGTCCAGAACTCGAGGATCTCGGCCGAGGCGAAGTGGATCCGGCAGCACTACAACGATGCGCTCGCCATCGAGATGGAGGCCGCCGGTGTGGCCCAGGCCGGCCATCTCAGCGGAGCTCCCGTGGCGATCGTCCGGGGAATAAGCGACCGGGCGGACGGCACGAAGAACAGTTCGGACGACCGCAACTGGCAGCCTCGGGCCGCGGCGAACGCGGCGGCTTTCGCCGTCCGCCTGGCAGTGGAACTGGTGAACGAGCAGGGGGAGTCCGCCATGCAGTCCGCAATGGCCCAGGACGATAGGGACCGTTCGGTCGAGCGATTAGACCGGGGGGTCATCAACACCGCTCACAACAGCACCGTCGGCATCATGGCCAGCTCGGTCACGGGCAGCAGTGTCCACATGGGCACGGCCCCGAAGGCATCCGGTCCGACGGACCTGGTCACGGAGCTGAACGGGTTCCGCGACCAGCTGAGGTGGCACCGCGCCGAGGGCGTGCTCGACGAGGACAGTTACCAGGCGGCCCTGACTGATCTGGAATCCTCCCTCCGGTCGGCCGGAGAGCGTGTCCCTGGGTCGTCGAAGCAGACCGTCCTTGCGCTCAAGAGGCTGCGTGGACTGGTCGCGGAATGCCCCGCGCTGGTAGCCGCGTTGGCACCCCTGGTCGCTGCGGCCGGTGGCCTGGCATGA
- a CDS encoding Hint domain-containing protein encodes MNRTLTDVIRSVGWAVLKEFIGWNDMVGCFSRGDLWACGSLILDAIPWTSVISKGKKILRAISAISSAISAWQKAQERARKIIAAAKAAWAAAEKAAAAAKAAAKRAAQAAKKRAAAAKAAATRAAKRQQKNTGNAVQKTARSNVQKTAAGKKSTTASKQSKGGGNGTSSKETDRGEPAACTVNSFVPGTKVLMADGTAKPIEDVDNGDTVQATDPETGDTTTQTVTAEIKGEGLKHLVSITIDTDGEKGTGTATVTATDGHPFWVPELHDWIDATDLTPSQWLRTSAGTHVQITAVKRRTTTSATVHNLTVTNTHTYYVLAGATPVLAHNCNVALGQKAEGTYSWADSNGFKHFGGYAPDAWQGPVENAIRDSSVTLHVNLRGLGNFTESAKAGLQPGAYATDMEMGWIARAVANGERSWPSVNFYRSNAKGALERVDVAEPDWANFGRLRPFISDAGKFRGC; translated from the coding sequence ATGAACCGCACGCTCACCGACGTGATCCGCTCGGTGGGCTGGGCGGTCCTGAAGGAGTTCATCGGCTGGAACGACATGGTCGGCTGCTTCTCCCGCGGTGACCTGTGGGCCTGCGGCAGCCTGATCTTGGACGCCATCCCCTGGACCTCCGTCATCTCCAAGGGCAAGAAGATCCTGCGGGCCATCTCCGCGATCTCCTCGGCCATCAGCGCCTGGCAGAAAGCCCAGGAACGCGCCCGCAAGATCATCGCAGCGGCCAAGGCCGCCTGGGCGGCCGCCGAGAAGGCCGCGGCCGCAGCCAAGGCCGCCGCGAAACGAGCAGCACAAGCCGCCAAGAAGAGAGCTGCCGCTGCGAAGGCCGCAGCGACAAGAGCCGCGAAACGCCAGCAGAAGAACACGGGCAACGCAGTCCAGAAAACCGCCCGTTCCAACGTCCAGAAAACCGCCGCCGGCAAGAAGAGCACCACCGCCAGCAAACAGTCCAAAGGCGGAGGGAACGGCACCAGCAGCAAGGAAACCGACCGGGGCGAACCCGCCGCCTGCACGGTCAACAGCTTCGTCCCCGGCACCAAGGTCCTCATGGCCGACGGCACCGCCAAACCCATCGAGGACGTCGACAACGGCGACACCGTCCAGGCCACCGACCCCGAAACCGGCGACACCACCACCCAGACCGTCACCGCCGAGATCAAGGGCGAAGGCCTCAAACACCTCGTCAGCATCACCATCGACACCGACGGCGAGAAGGGCACCGGAACGGCAACCGTCACAGCCACCGACGGCCACCCCTTCTGGGTCCCCGAACTCCACGACTGGATCGACGCCACCGACCTCACACCGAGCCAATGGCTCCGCACCAGCGCCGGCACCCACGTCCAAATCACCGCAGTCAAACGCCGGACCACCACCTCCGCCACCGTCCACAACCTCACCGTCACCAACACCCACACGTACTATGTGCTGGCGGGGGCTACGCCGGTACTCGCTCACAACTGCAACGTGGCGCTGGGGCAGAAGGCGGAAGGCACCTATTCGTGGGCGGACAGCAATGGGTTCAAGCACTTTGGTGGCTATGCCCCTGACGCATGGCAGGGCCCAGTGGAGAACGCGATCCGGGACTCGTCGGTGACGCTTCACGTAAATCTCCGCGGCTTGGGCAACTTCACTGAATCGGCGAAAGCCGGGCTCCAGCCAGGAGCGTACGCCACTGATATGGAGATGGGCTGGATCGCCAGAGCTGTCGCTAATGGCGAACGGTCATGGCCCTCCGTCAACTTCTACCGATCGAACGCGAAGGGGGCCCTTGAAAGAGTCGATGTCGCGGAACCAGATTGGGCTAATTTCGGTAGGCTCCGGCCCTTCATATCGGATGCAGGGAAGTTCCGTGGCTGCTAG
- a CDS encoding DUF6193 family natural product biosynthesis protein: protein MDALDSGLYPDLFAAGGLISTMELVSEEKNLDLGQLYSHYASGPGLLTTAELDSSRGRASVQLGSQSRTFYVAIQGQGFTWAEGATDDLDDLIEALAAWRDGISVDDFAGRFPFMMPGRLARTHESGDSVSAQWKWLRTAEEFSEERPLVEAAYADGRFGYFFPTLSHGTLRLRSMRRQREAQEVSITPLSGGSYRVENPRLLDPTVVDSLREALNVASEALTSNE, encoded by the coding sequence ATGGACGCGCTTGACTCTGGTCTCTACCCAGACCTCTTCGCTGCGGGCGGCCTCATCTCGACGATGGAGCTAGTGTCGGAGGAGAAGAATCTCGACCTAGGGCAGCTCTACAGTCACTACGCATCGGGACCTGGCCTGCTAACCACGGCTGAGCTGGATTCGAGTCGCGGAAGGGCCTCTGTTCAGCTCGGCAGCCAAAGCAGGACCTTCTACGTGGCAATCCAGGGGCAGGGGTTCACATGGGCTGAGGGCGCCACTGATGATCTAGACGATCTGATTGAGGCATTGGCTGCCTGGCGGGATGGTATTTCGGTGGATGACTTCGCTGGAAGGTTCCCATTCATGATGCCGGGGCGGCTGGCGAGAACCCACGAGTCGGGAGACTCGGTATCCGCTCAGTGGAAATGGTTGCGGACTGCTGAGGAATTCTCCGAGGAGCGCCCGCTAGTGGAAGCGGCCTACGCAGATGGTCGGTTCGGCTATTTCTTCCCAACTCTCAGTCATGGAACGCTACGGCTTAGATCGATGCGCCGACAGCGAGAGGCCCAGGAAGTAAGCATTACTCCACTTTCTGGAGGTTCCTACCGTGTGGAGAATCCTCGATTGCTCGACCCGACGGTCGTAGATTCTTTGAGGGAGGCTCTTAATGTGGCTTCTGAAGCTCTCACGAGTAACGAATGA
- the mca gene encoding mycothiol conjugate amidase Mca, whose translation MTEQLRLMAVHAHPDDESSKGAATMAKYVAEGVDVLVATCTGGERGSILNPKLQGDPYIEEHIHEVRAKEMDEARQILGVKQAWLGYVDSGLPEGDPLPPLPEGCFALQDVDQAAGTLVKLIREFRPHVITTYDENGGYPHPDHIMTHKISMVAFDAAGDAERYPEAGEPWKPLKLYYNQGFNKPRTLALHEALLDRGMESPYGEWLKRWEEFARKERTLTTYVPCGEFFPVRDKALIAHATQIDPDGGWFRVPMEIQQEVWPTEEYELVKSHVETSLPEDDLFAGIREN comes from the coding sequence TTGACCGAGCAACTGCGTTTGATGGCGGTGCACGCCCACCCCGACGACGAGTCGAGCAAGGGCGCGGCGACCATGGCGAAGTACGTAGCTGAGGGGGTGGACGTGCTGGTCGCGACCTGCACGGGCGGGGAGCGGGGCTCCATCCTCAACCCCAAGCTGCAGGGCGATCCCTATATCGAGGAGCACATCCACGAGGTCCGGGCCAAGGAGATGGACGAGGCCCGCCAGATCCTCGGCGTGAAACAGGCCTGGCTGGGCTACGTGGACTCGGGGCTGCCGGAGGGCGACCCGCTGCCGCCGCTGCCCGAGGGCTGCTTCGCGCTGCAGGACGTGGACCAGGCGGCGGGGACGCTGGTGAAGCTCATCCGCGAGTTCCGCCCGCACGTGATCACCACGTACGACGAGAACGGCGGCTATCCGCACCCCGACCACATCATGACCCACAAGATCTCGATGGTGGCCTTCGACGCCGCGGGGGACGCCGAGCGCTACCCGGAGGCCGGGGAGCCCTGGAAGCCGCTGAAGCTCTACTACAACCAGGGCTTCAACAAGCCCCGCACCCTCGCGCTGCACGAGGCGCTGCTGGACCGCGGCATGGAGTCCCCCTACGGCGAGTGGCTCAAGCGCTGGGAGGAGTTCGCCCGCAAGGAGCGGACGCTGACCACCTATGTGCCGTGCGGCGAGTTCTTCCCGGTCCGGGACAAGGCGCTGATCGCGCACGCCACCCAGATCGATCCGGACGGCGGGTGGTTCCGGGTGCCGATGGAGATCCAGCAGGAGGTCTGGCCGACCGAGGAGTACGAGCTCGTGAAGTCGCACGTGGAGACTTCCCTCCCCGAGGACGACCTCTTCGCGGGCATCCGGGAGAATTGA
- a CDS encoding DUF4307 domain-containing protein — translation MTATRTPLPEGRYGRSADERTDRVLKVTGAVLGAGMLALLGWFGYSYVSGQDVTGELIKFQVVSDDSVQAHLEVRKDAATPGLCTLRSLSESGAEVGWKDVRFDEREDRIDKVVTLRTTERATAVELLGCRPAPGA, via the coding sequence ATGACCGCCACGCGCACCCCCCTCCCCGAGGGCCGGTACGGCCGCTCGGCCGACGAGCGCACCGACCGGGTGCTCAAGGTCACCGGAGCGGTGCTGGGCGCCGGGATGCTGGCGCTTCTGGGCTGGTTCGGCTACTCCTACGTGTCCGGCCAGGACGTGACCGGCGAGCTGATCAAGTTCCAGGTGGTCTCGGACGATTCCGTGCAGGCCCATCTCGAGGTCCGCAAGGACGCCGCCACGCCCGGCCTGTGCACCCTCCGCTCGCTCTCCGAGTCGGGTGCCGAGGTGGGCTGGAAGGACGTCCGCTTCGACGAGCGCGAGGACCGGATCGACAAGGTCGTGACCCTCCGCACCACGGAGCGCGCCACGGCCGTGGAACTCCTCGGATGCCGGCCCGCGCCCGGCGCCTGA
- the greA gene encoding transcription elongation factor GreA, whose product MTQTSDNVTWLTQEAYNQLKAELEYLSGPARTEIAKKIEAAREEGDLRENGGYHAAKEEQGKQELRIRQLTQLLQHAKVGETPPDDGVVEPGMVVTIAFDGDPDDTTTFLLASREYASASSVETFSPQSPLGQGVNGKRVGDEAQYELPNGKMASVKILEAKPYKG is encoded by the coding sequence GTGACCCAGACCAGCGACAACGTCACCTGGCTCACCCAGGAGGCGTACAACCAGCTCAAGGCCGAGCTGGAGTACCTGTCGGGTCCCGCACGCACCGAGATCGCCAAGAAGATCGAGGCGGCTCGGGAAGAGGGTGACCTGCGGGAGAACGGCGGTTACCACGCGGCCAAGGAGGAGCAGGGAAAGCAGGAGCTTCGCATCCGCCAGCTCACCCAGCTGCTGCAGCACGCCAAGGTCGGTGAGACGCCGCCGGACGACGGCGTGGTGGAGCCGGGCATGGTGGTCACGATCGCCTTCGACGGCGACCCGGACGACACGACCACCTTCCTGCTCGCCTCCCGCGAGTACGCCAGCGCGTCGAGTGTGGAGACGTTCTCCCCGCAGTCCCCGCTGGGCCAGGGAGTGAACGGCAAGCGCGTCGGCGACGAGGCGCAGTACGAGCTGCCCAACGGCAAGATGGCCTCGGTGAAGATCCTGGAGGCCAAGCCCTACAAGGGCTGA
- a CDS encoding ABC transporter permease: MSAVTKTAAATAAPRPRGGVVQSAKDSLVVAKRNLIRMMRIPEMVIFGLIQPIMFVVLFSYVFGGSISVGGSLSPELYREFLMAGIFAQTVTFATAGAGAGIADDMHKGLIDRFRSLPMARGAVLTGRTLADLVQTTLTVIVLAVVALLVGWRIHEGVLKMLAGFALLLLLGYAFSWIGALIGLSVRTPEAATSGGLIWLFPLTFISNAFVPSDNMPTFLRHIAEWNPFSATVQACRELFGNLPAGYPVADAWPMQNPVLASVVWSVLIIAVFRTLAVRKYRSAAA, from the coding sequence ATGAGCGCCGTGACCAAGACGGCGGCCGCCACGGCCGCCCCGCGCCCGCGCGGCGGGGTCGTCCAGTCCGCGAAGGACTCCCTGGTCGTCGCCAAGCGCAATCTCATCCGCATGATGCGGATCCCGGAGATGGTCATCTTCGGGCTGATCCAGCCCATCATGTTCGTGGTGCTGTTCAGCTATGTGTTCGGCGGCTCCATCAGTGTGGGCGGCAGCCTCAGCCCCGAGCTGTACCGGGAATTCCTCATGGCGGGCATCTTCGCCCAGACGGTGACCTTCGCCACCGCGGGCGCCGGCGCCGGTATCGCCGACGACATGCACAAGGGCCTCATCGACCGCTTCCGGTCGCTGCCCATGGCGCGCGGCGCGGTGCTCACCGGCCGCACCCTGGCTGACCTGGTCCAGACGACCCTGACCGTCATAGTGCTGGCGGTCGTCGCCCTCCTCGTCGGCTGGCGGATCCACGAGGGCGTGCTCAAGATGCTGGCGGGCTTCGCCCTGCTGCTGTTGCTGGGCTACGCCTTCTCCTGGATCGGCGCGCTGATCGGGCTCTCCGTCCGGACCCCGGAGGCGGCCACCTCGGGCGGCCTGATCTGGCTCTTCCCGCTGACGTTCATCTCGAACGCCTTCGTGCCCTCCGACAACATGCCGACCTTCCTCCGGCACATCGCCGAGTGGAACCCGTTCAGCGCGACGGTGCAGGCGTGCCGGGAACTGTTCGGCAACCTCCCGGCCGGTTATCCGGTGGCGGATGCCTGGCCCATGCAGAACCCGGTGCTGGCGTCCGTCGTCTGGTCGGTGCTGATCATCGCGGTCTTCCGCACGCTCGCCGTGCGGAAGTACCGCTCCGCGGCCGCCTGA
- a CDS encoding daunorubicin resistance protein DrrA family ABC transporter ATP-binding protein, with translation MPGAIYAEGLVKTFGAVRALDGVDLDVPEGTVLGLLGPNGAGKTTAVRVLTTLLRPDSGSAVVAGIDVLKHPNEVRRSIGLSGQFAAVDEYLTGRENLQMVGQLYQMSARDAKTRAVELLERFNLSDAADRPAKTYSGGMRRRLDLAAALVVSPPVMFMDEPTTGLDPRNRQQLWSIIQELVAGGTTLLLTTQYLEEADQLAHDICVIDHGKVIARGTSDQLKARTGGERVEVVVHERDQVATATEVLDGFGKGELSVDDHTRRITVPVTGGAKLLAEVIRELDGRGVEIDDIGLRRPTLDDVFISLTGHAAESRAEENAQPEEAAT, from the coding sequence ATGCCAGGCGCCATTTACGCCGAGGGTCTGGTGAAGACCTTCGGCGCTGTGCGGGCACTGGACGGCGTTGACCTCGACGTCCCCGAAGGCACGGTGCTCGGGCTGCTCGGCCCGAACGGTGCCGGGAAGACCACCGCGGTACGGGTCCTCACGACCCTGCTGCGGCCCGACAGCGGTTCCGCGGTCGTGGCGGGCATCGACGTGCTGAAGCACCCCAACGAAGTCCGCCGCTCCATCGGCCTGTCCGGCCAGTTCGCCGCCGTCGACGAATACCTCACCGGCCGCGAGAACCTCCAGATGGTCGGGCAGCTCTATCAGATGAGCGCGCGCGACGCGAAGACTCGCGCCGTCGAGCTGCTCGAACGCTTCAACCTCAGCGACGCGGCCGACCGGCCCGCCAAGACCTACTCCGGCGGTATGCGGCGCCGTCTCGACCTCGCCGCCGCCCTCGTCGTCAGCCCGCCCGTGATGTTCATGGACGAGCCGACCACCGGACTCGACCCCCGCAACCGGCAGCAGCTCTGGTCGATCATCCAGGAGCTCGTCGCCGGCGGCACCACCCTGCTGCTCACCACGCAGTATCTGGAGGAGGCCGACCAGCTCGCCCACGACATCTGCGTGATCGACCACGGCAAGGTCATCGCCCGCGGCACCTCCGACCAGCTCAAGGCCCGCACGGGCGGCGAGCGCGTCGAGGTCGTCGTGCACGAGCGGGATCAGGTGGCCACGGCCACCGAGGTGCTGGACGGCTTCGGCAAGGGCGAGCTCAGCGTCGACGACCACACCCGCAGGATCACCGTCCCGGTCACCGGCGGCGCCAAGCTCCTGGCCGAGGTCATCCGTGAACTCGACGGCCGCGGCGTCGAGATCGACGACATCGGTCTGCGCCGCCCCACCCTCGACGACGTCTTCATCTCCCTCACCGGCCATGCGGCCGAGAGCCGCGCCGAGGAGAACGCCCAGCCCGAGGAGGCCGCCACATGA